A segment of the Micromonospora sediminicola genome:
ACTCTCTCCCTGCTCGGGCTGCTGCGGCACATGGCCGAGGTGGAGCGCACCTGGTTCCGCCGGGTCATCGCCGCCGAGGACGTGCCGCTGATCTGGTCGGAGACCGGCGACTTCCAGGCGGCGTACGACGTGCGGGAGGCCGACGGCGCGCAGGCGTGGGAGGCGTGGCGGCGGGAGGTCGCGCACGCCCGCCGCATCGAGCGGGAGGCCGAGTCGCTGGACGTGACCGGCCACCAGGCCCGGTGGGGCGAGGACGTGTCGCTGCGCCTGGTGATGCTGCACATGATCCACGAGTACGCGCGGCACAACGGCCACGCCGACCTGATCCGCGAGGCCGTCGACGGCACCGTCGGCGCGTAAGGCCGGGCCCCCTGTTAACGCCTCCGGTAGAGGAGGGGCCCCCTTTTAACACGTCGATCACCGTGCGCGGGACCGAGGTCCCGCGCACCGGGCCCTCCGGCCCTGCCCCCGCCCACCGCCGCGGAGAAGCGTGGGAGGTGACAACGGCGTGAGGAGGAGCCATGAAGGCACTCGTGTACGGCGGGCCGGGCGAGAAGTCCTGGTCCGAGATCCCGGACCCCACCGTCGCCGGCCCCCGCGACGCGATCGTCCGGGTCGACGCGGTCACCATCTGCGGGACCGACCTGCACATCCTCGGCGGTGACGTGCCCGAGGTCCAGCCGGGCCGGGTGCTCGGCCACGAGGCGGTCGGCACGGTCGTGGCGGTCGGTGACGGCGTCGCCAACCTCACCGAGGGCGACCGGGTCCTCGCCTCCTGCATCTCCGCGTGCGGCGTGTGCCGCTACTGCCGCGAGGGCGTCTACGGGCAGTGCCTCGGCGGCGGCGGATGGATCCTCGGGCACACCGTCGACGGCGTGCAGGCCGAGTACGCGCGTATCCCGTTCGCCGACCTGTCCACCTACCGGCTGCCCGAGACGGTCTCCGACGAGGCCGCCGTGCTGCTGGCCGACATCCTGCCCACCTCCTACGAGGTCGGCGTGCTCAACGGCGGGGTGCGCCCCGGCGACACCGTGGTGGTCGTCGGCGCCGGCCCGATCGGCCTGGCCGCGATTCAGACCGCCCGGCTCTTCTCGCCCACCCACGTCATCGCCGTGGACAAGGCGCAGAGTCGGCTCGACGCGGCCAAGCGGTTCGGCGCCGACCTGACCGTCCTCGCCGACGACGACCCGCTCGAGGTGGTCCGTTCGGTCACCGCCGGACTCGGCGCGGACGTGGCCATCGAGGCGGTCGGGGTGCCGGCCAGCTTCGAGCTGTGCACCACGCTGGTCCGTGCCGGCGGACGGGTGGCCAACATCGGCGTGCACGGTGCGCCGGCCACGCTGCACCTGGAGCGGCTGTGGATCCGCGACGTCACCATCACCACCGGCCTGGTCGACACCCGCACCACGCCGAAGCTGCTGGACATGCTGGTCGCCGGACAGCTCGACACCGCGCACATGGTGACCCACCGGTACGCGCTCGACCAGATCGTCGAGGCGTACGACGTGTTCTCCCGCCCGGCCGAGACCGGCGCGCTCAAGGTCGTGCTGACCCGTCGCTGAGGGAGGTGCCCGATGACCCCACGAACCAGGTGGACCCTGGCCGGGCTGGCCGCCATGGCGGTGGCGGCGGTGGTCGCGTACCCGGTGCGGGTGCGCCGACCGCGACGAGCCCGGCGGTGAGCCCACCGTGCCGCGTCCCCGGCCGCGCGCCGGGGGCGCGGCACGCCGGTCAGGGCCGGCGCAGCGGCAGCCAGGCCAGCACGTCCTGGATCCGGGCGTCCCAGTAACCCCACTCGTGGTCGCCGGGACCGAAGTCGACGGTGAGCGGCACCCCGCGTCGCCGGGCGGCGTCGACGAACCGGACGTTGTCCTCGTGGAGGAAGTCCTCGGTGCCGCAGGCGACGTAGAGCGCCGGCAGGTCGGCGCCGGCCCGGTCCAGCAGGCCCACCGTGTCGTCGTGCTTCGGCGCCGGCTGGTCTCCCCACACGGTGTGCCACACCGCCGGGTCGACCGGCCGGGTCGGGTGGTCCCGCCGGCGCACCACGTCGAGCGCCCCGGAGAGGCTGGCCGCCGCGGCGAACCGGTCCGGGTGGCGCAGCGCCCACTTCACCGCGCCGTAGCCGCCCATGGACAGGCCCGCGACGAACGTGTCCTCGCGCCGGGCGGAGAGGCGGAAGAACGATCGGCACACCTCGGGCAGCTCCTCGGTGAGGAACGTCCAGTACCGGTTGCCGTGCGCCTCGTCGCAGTAGAAGCTCCGCTGCACCTGCGGCATCACCACGGCCAGGCCGAGCGGGGCGACGTAGCGCTCGATCGAGGTGCGCCGGGTCCAGACCGTGTCGTCGTCGGTCAGGCCGTGCAGCAGGTAGAGCACCGGCGGGTCGCCGTCGGTCACGGCGCCCGGCATGCCGATGCCGGCCGCGCCCGCATCGGGCAGCAGCACGGTCATCGAGGTGCCCATGCCGAGGGCTGCGGAGAAGAAGTCACACCTGATCCGGGCCATGAGCCGGCAGCGTACCCCCGGCGGGGGACCGGAGGGGCCCGACGGAGTTCGGATCGACCGTTCCTATTGCCCTGGGCGGTCGGTCGGGACAGGATGGCCATGCGTGCCGGAAACATGACCGTAACCTGCACGCGCTGCTGGTCTCTGTCACGAGGAAGTGGGAGTCAGTCATGAGCGACGTCTCGGCGGCACTGGGTGTGCGCCTCTACCCGGACCTGGTCGAGCCCGGCGGTCTGGCTCCCGCGCTCGCGCAGACCGCGACCGCCCACCAGCTCGAGGTCGGCCGGGTCACCGCCCCCGAGCAGGGGCGCAGCCGGTTCACCTGCGCCGAGATGACCTCCGACCGGGGCGTCGTCTGCGTCAGCCTCGGCGCTCAGGCCCGCTACTTCATGATCGACCTGCGGGTGGACGGCGAGGTCCAGGCCCGGGGCGACGCCACCGACCTGCTCCAGGTCGCGCAGGTGGCCGCCGCCTGGCGGGCCGGCACCACGCTCGCCGAGCTGACCGCCCGCTACCCGTTCATGGAGGAGATGAGGCGCCACCCGGTGGCGCACGCCGGCTAGGGGCGACCGGTTCCGCCGCCCGCGTCGGCTAACGTGTCGCCGTGGAGCACACGGCCCGACTGATCACCCGGAGCTGCACCACCGGTTGGGCGGACTGGATCCACGGTGAACTCTGGTTGTTGCCGCACCTGCTGGTGCGCCGTCGGCTGAGCCTTCGGGAGACCCGCGCGCACGCCAACGGGCGGACGGTTCCGCACCCGCTGCCCGAGGTGCCGGCGTCGACCCTGGATCTGGCCGCCGTCGTCGCCGCCCACCCCTCCAACAAGGTCCTGGCGCTGGACGACGTGACCGGGGCCCGCCTGCACCGGGGGGTCCTCAGTGACCGGCTGGCGCTGACGATGCGCGACGGTGGCCGCCACAAACTGCTCTGGCTCCGGGTCGATCCCGCGTGCGAGGTGTTGGGCGCCGTGCTCGCCGAGTCGCTGGGCGACCGTCTCCGGCGGGACTGACCGCGCGGATATCGGGTTGCCGCCATGTCCGCAGCGCCCGTACCGTGAGCGGGCATCGTCGACCTGATCCACCCGGGGGAGCCCACCGTGTCGCAGCAGAATCGCACCCGAGCCGAGCGGCCCGCGCCGCGCGGTGGTGCCCTGCTGTCCGAACCGGGCACGTGCCGCCGCCGTCGGCAGTGGCAACCAGGGTGGTGGCGCGTCTAGCGCCGGCGCGACGATCCGCGCGAACCGCCCGCCCCCAGACCGGAGCCGGGCGGTTCTCCGTGTCCGGGGCACCTTCGAGACGGCGTCGGCCGTCCCGGGGCCGTTGGAGCAACTGGCAGCTCACCCGGTTCTCAGCCGGGAGGCTACGGGTTCGAGTCCCGTACGGCCTACGTCAGACGGACACGAGCAAGGAGACGACGATGGGTTTCACCCCGCTGGCCGGTACCCGGGCGCCGGTCCGGGTCTGGACCGACCCGTACACGATCGAGGCGCAGGCGGCCCGGCAGCTGCGCAACATCGGCGCGCTGCCCTGGGTGCACGGCGTCGCGGTGATGCCGGACGTGCACTTCGGCAAGGGCGCGACGGTCGGGTCGGTGATCGCCATGCGGCAGGCGGTGTCGCCGGCCGCGGTCGGCGTCGACATCGGCTGCGGCATGTCCGCGGTGCGTACCTCGCTGACCGCTGTCGACCTGCCCGACGACCTCGCGTCGCTGCGCTCCGCGATCGAGGCGGCGATCCCGGTCGGCTTCGCGATGCGCGAGGACGCGGTGGACCCGCGCCGGATCCGCGGTCTGGAGCAGGCCGGCTGGGACGACTTCTGGCGCCGGTTCGGCACGCTCGACCGGAAGGTGGCCCAGCTCGAGACCCGGGCGCGGCGTCAGCTGGGCACGCTCGGCGGCGGCAACCACTTCATCGAGGTCTGCCTGGAGCAGGGCGGCCCGGACGACGGTCGGGTCTGGCTGATGCTGCACTCCGGGTCCCGCAACATCGGCAAGGAGCTGGCCGAGCGGCACATGGCGGTGGCGCGCGGGCTGCCGCACAACACCGACCTGCCCGACCGGGACCTCGCGGTGTTCCTCGCCGGCACGCCGGAGATGGAGGCCTACCGCCGGGACCTGTGGTGGGCGCAGGAGTACGCCCGGCGCAACCGGGCCGTGATGCTCGCCCTGCTCTGCCAGGTGGTCCGGGAGGCGTTCCCGCGGGTGGGTTACGACGAGCCGATCTCCTGCCACCACAACTACGTGGCGGAGGAGAGCTACGACGGGGTGGACGTGCTGGTGACGCGGAAGGGTGCGATCCGGGCCGGCCGGGGGGACCTGGGCATCATCCCCGGCTCGATGGGCACCGGCTCGTACATCGTGCGCGGCAGGGGCAACCCCGACGCGTACTGCTCGGCGTCGCACGGCGCCGGCCGGCGGATGTCGCGGGGGCAGGCGAAGCGGACGTACAGCACGGAGGACCTGGCCGCGCAGACGGCCGGGGTGGAGTGCCGCAAGGACGCCGGGGTGGTCGACGAGATTCCCGGCGCGTACAAGGACATCACCCAGGTGATGGCCCAGCAGGACGACCTGGTCGAGGTGGTCGCCCACCTCAAGCAGGTCGTCTGCGTGAAGGGCTGAGCGGAGGGGCCGGCGTCGAGGGGGCGCCGGCCCTACCGGGCGCGGCGGCGCAGGCGTACGCCGATGGCGACCGCGCCGATGACGAGCAGCGCGGACAGCAGTTGCAGGCCGGGGGAGTCGTCGGCCTCGCCGTACACGAGGCCGGCGACGCCGAGCGCGACGGCCAGCAGCGCGACGGCGGCGAGCAGCGGTCTCACGGCTCCTCCCCGTCCTCGACGTATTCGAGCAGGTCGCCGGGCTGGCAGCCGAGCACCCGGCACATGGCCTCCAACGTGCTGAACCGGACCGCCTTGGCGCGGCCGTTCTTCAGCACCGCGACGTTGGCCGGGGTCAGCCCGACCCGCTCGGCGAACTCGCCGACGCTCATCTTGCGCTTGGCCAGCTCGACGTCGATGCGGACCACGATGGGCATCAGATCACCGCTTCCATGTCGGTGCGCAACGTCGTGGCCTGCCGCAGCAGCGCGCGCATCACGACCATCAGCAGCCCCAGCACGCTGACGCCGGTGGTCAGCAGGAACAGCAGCAGCGGCAGCCCCGGGTCGTCGGCGTGGAAGCCGACGTAGAGGAAGACGCCCACCAGCACCACCCAGGCGGCGGCGATCGCCCAGACGATCCCGTCGACCCAGGCCAGGGACGCCGGGGTGAAGATCCGGTCGTTCTTGACCAGGGTGAGCAGCTGCCAGGTGCAGACGATCACCACCTGCACGCAGAGCACCCAGAAGATGGTCACGGCGGTGGCCGGCCACCTCAGGTACGCCATGTCCGGGTCCTCCCGCGCCATGTGCGCGAACTGCCCGGGCAGGGACATGGTCTGGAACAGGACCAGGATCCCGAACAGCAGGACGAGGAAGGCGCGGAGAGGTGTCACCGCGCGTTGCGCTGTCAACATGCATCGACTATCGCGCGGAAGCTATCGAAAGTCAATCGGTACCGTGCGGTAGGCGCTTGCGGGTGAGATAGAGGGGCAGCCAGGTCAGCGCGGCGCCGGCCGCCCCGACCCAGAGCGGGGCGCGTGGCCCGGCGTACTGGCCCAGCAGGCCGGCGAGCCCGGCGCCGACCGCGATCGCGCCGGTCAGGAGGAACCGGAACGTGGCGTTCATCCGGCCGAGCAGCCGGTCCGGGGTCACCCGCTGCCGCAGACTCACCCCGATGACGTTGCCGATGCCGGTCCGCCACGCCAGGGCCAGCCAGCCGAACCCGGCCAACCACAGCCAGGGTCCGTGGTCGACCAGCGCCACCAGCGCGCCGGCCGGCGCGACCAGCAGGCCGGGCAGCCACAGCGCGCGTCCGGCGCCGATCCGGGCCGCCAGCGGGCGGGCGGTCACCGCGCCGAGCAGCGCCCCGACCCCGCCGACGCCGAGGAAGAGGCCGAGCGCGCCGGCGTCCAGCCGCAGCTCACGCAGGAAGACCACCGGCAGCATGGTGGTCATCAGGTTCACCGTGAGGTTGATGCCGGCCAGGGAGACGGCGAGTGGGCGCAGTACGCCTCCGCCGAGCACGTGTCGCACTCCCTCGCCCAGCTCCCGGCCGAAGCCACCGGCCGGCCGCTTCCCCACCGGGGCCGTCACGGGACGGATCCGGCTCAGCGCCAGCGCGGCGAGCAGGTGGGTGACCGCGTTCAGGGCCAGCGCGAAGGGCGCGCCGAGCGCCTGCACCAGCAGGCCGCCGAGCCCTCGGCCGCCGATCTGGACCACGGCGTTGGTGGTCATCAGCAGCGAGTTCGCCGCGACCAGGCGCTCGCGGCCGATCAGCTCCGGCAGGACGCTCTGCGCCGCCACGTCGCCGAAGACGGTGGCGACGCCGACGAGCAGCACCACCGCGTACAGCTGGCCGAGCGTCAGGGCATCCGCCCACCAGGCGAGCGGGACCGAGGCGTAGAGCACCGCGCGGGTTCCGCCGGCGGCCACCAGCACGGTCCGTCGGGGGGTCCGGTCGACCCACACTCCGGCGGGCAGCCCGATCAGCAGGAACGCGGCGGTGCCGAGCACCGCCAACAGACCGACCTGACCGGGCGTGGCGGCCAGCGCCACCACGGCCAGCACCGGTATCGCCAGGTAGCCCACCTGGAAGCCGACGCTCTCGGTGAGGCTGGCCGCGTAGACGTAGCGGAAGGCGCGGGGCCAACGGGTGGACGAGACGGAGGTGGTCGCGGTCATGCCAGGACCCTGTCCGGCACCTCGGACGACGGTCGATAATTCTGAGCCTGGTCGAATGCGGGAGGCGCCGGTGCTGCGGGTCGCGTTGGGAGTGCGGGACCTTGCCGGGGTGCGCTTCGCGATCTCGCCGCTCTGGGAGGTCGTCGCGAGCGTCCGGGCGCTGCGGTCGCCCGAGTCCTTCCCCGCCCACCAGCTCTGGCGCGACCAGGTCGCGCCGCGCCTGGCCGGCGTCGACTGGCGCCTGCTCGCCGACCTGGTGCCGGTGCCCACCGTGGTGATCCCGGGCTTCGTCTGCCCGGCGCCGCCGGCCGCGCTGCCGGAGCTGGAGACGGAACTGACCGCCCTCGTGGCCACCCCACCGGACCTGGTGCGCGCCGGGTTGGCCGAGCTACCGCCGACCCGCTCGCCCCGGCTCGCCGCCCTCCACGACGATCCGACGACCGGGCTCGCCCACCTCGCGTCGGTGATCGACGACTACGCCGCGGTGGCGATCGCCCCGTACTGGCCGCGGATGCGGACCCTGTTGGAGCGCGAGATCATGGTGGCCGCCGGGCGGATGGCCGCAGACGGGCTGCGCGGCCTCCTCGACGGGATCGACAGGCATGTGTCCTGGGACGACGGCACGCTGCGCGTCGACCACCTGACCCGGGCCGGTGCGGTCGATCTCGGCGGGCGTGGCCTGGTGCTCGTCCCGTCGGTCTTCGCCGGGGCGCGGGTCTGGTCCAACCTGACCGAGCGCCCGGCCCAACCGCTGCTGCGGTACCCGGCCGGCGCCGTCGGCACGCTCTGGGAGCGCAGCGTCGCCCCGCCGAGCACGGCGCTCGCCCGCGTGCTCGGCCGGACCCGCGCCGTCCTGCTGCACGAGCTGGCGGTGCCGGCGTCCACCACCGAGCTGGCCCGACGGCGAGGGTTGAGCGCGGGCACGGTCTCCCACCATCTCACCGCGCTGCGCGATGCCGGCCTGGTCGGCACGCACCGGGCGGGGCGGTTCCTGCTGTACGCCCGGACCGGATCGGGAGAGGCCCTGGTCGACGGCGCCGGACCGGGGTGACGTGGCTCAGCCGTACACCGGGTGTTCGGCCTGGAAGGCGAGCCGGCGGTCCGCGTCGGCGGCCAGTTCGGCGAGCACGTCGTCGAGCTCCAGGAACGTCTGCCAGCGTTCCTGGCCGGTGATGCCGGCGAGGCGGTCCACCACGAGCTGCTCCAGGTCGGTGACGCGGCGGCCCTTCCACACCTTGTCGGCGAGGCTGACCAGCAGGTCCTCCAGCTGCACCCCGGGCGAGTGCCAGGCGGCGTGGGTGACCGCGAAGCGGGCCCGCTCCTCGGGCACACCGAAGCGCAGCAGCAACTGGTAGCCGGCCTCCTCGTGCTCCGCGCCGGGGCCGGTCAGCTCGGCCGGGTGTTCGACCTTGCCGAGGTCGTGCACGGCCGCGCCGAACAGCACCGCCTGCCGGTCGAACGGCACCGCGGGGAAGCGGTCGGCGAACGCGGCGGTGAGGTGCCACGCGACGTCGTGCACCAGCCGCAGGTGCGCGCCGAGGCGCGGCGGCGCCGCCAGGGCGGCCAGCAGCTCGGTGGCCACGCCGGGCAGCGGGAGCAGCGGCGGGTCACCCGGGTCGGTCAGGGCGCGGTGCAGCGCGTCGGAGGTCACCGGGGCGAGGGTACCCGCCGCCCGGCCGGTCACCGTGCGTGATGACCGAGAGGCCGAAGGTGAATGGTCCACTCGTCCGATGCCGGAACGACTGTCCTCTCCGGAGGGTGGACGAGACTTCTACCACGGGGGTTCCTCATGACCGCAATGAACAGGCGCGCCCTGCTGCGTGCCGCCGCCCTGACCGGGGCGGCCGCCGCGACCGGCGTCGCCGGCGGGATCGCCGGCTCGCCCGCCGCCGCCGCCGAGATCGTGAACGGGCCGTGGATCGTCACCGGCCCGGGTGTGCTCCAGATCAACCGGGGCCGCACCACCCCGCAGGTCCTGCTGCCCGACGGCACCGACGCGACCGTCTCGCCGGACGGGCGTTACCTGGCCGTGGTCGACCAGAAGCCCGCTCCCATCTTCGACCCGGTCCTCAACCTGCACGATCGGGTGACCGGGCAGAGCCGCACCCTGATCACCGACCCCTTCGGCGCCCAATACGGGTGGCCGACCTGGTCACCCGACGGCACCGAGATCGCCATGGTCATCCGCAACACCACACTGGTCGCGGTGAACGTCGCCACCGGCGCCCGGCGGATCCTCGTCGAAGGCCACCGCATGTTGCGGCCCAACTGGTCCCGCGACGGCTCGATGATCGTGATGGAGTGGATCAGCCGCTCGGAAGGGCACCAGCTCCGGGCGCTGGAACTGGCCACCGGGAAGGTGCGCCGGGTCTACCAGCCCGAGCCGGGTGAGACCTTCGGCTGGCCGGTGTTCACGCCCGGGTCGAACCGCGTGGTGTTCAGCACCAACCGGTGGACCCGGGACGTGGAGATCGTCGGTGGGTCCCTCGGCTCGGTGCGCGTCGGCGGCACCGGCCTCAAGCGGCTGACCGACGAGCCCCGGGTGTTCCTGTCGCCGGTGTTCTCCCCGGACGGGCGCTACTGCGCCGCGCTGTCGGTGCCGCCCACGAACGAGTACCCGGACGGCGGCAACATCATCGTCTTCACCAGTGGCTTCGGCGAGCCGTGGTGGATCCCGGGCGACGAGTACGACGACAGCATGCGAGTGGACTGGGCGCGGGCGATCTGACGCCCGCCGGGACGCGGCGGCCGGCGTGCCGGCCGCCGCGTCCCCCGTGTCCGGGGTGGAGTTCCAGCCCGACGGCCGGCGGCGATGCGAGGCTGGAGGGCGGACGCCGCCGACGGGGCCGGGTCCGCCGTGGAGGGATGATGTCCGAGCCGCCGACCGGGACGTCGTCGCACCGCGCCCAGGCGCACGGCCGGCGCGCCAACCATCGCCGCTACCACGACGGCGCGGAGGTCGACGGGTACGTCGACGACCCGTACCACCGGGTGCGTCGCGCGGTCGCGGCCCGGCTGGTGACCGAGGGGGTGACCGGCGACGGGCCGGTGCTGGAACTCGGCTGCGGACCGCGCGGCATGCTCGACCCCACCGCACTGGCCGGCCCGCTCGTGCTCGCGGACGCGGCCGAGGCCGCGCTGGGCACCGCCCGGCGGGCGGCCGGCGGCCGGGCGGTGCCGGTCTGCCTGGACGCCACCCGGGGGCTGCCGTTCCGGGCCGGCAGCTTCGCCGGGCTGCTCGCCGGCGAGCTGATCGAGCACGTCTACGACCCCCTGGCGCTGCTGCGCGAGTGCCACCGCGTCCTGGCGCCGCACGGCCTGCTGGTGCTGACCACCCCGAACCTGGCGCCGGTGCAGGACCGGCTGGCGTTCCTCGCCGGGCGCGCGCCACGCCAGGTCGACCCCCTGCACCCCTACCTGTGGCTGCACATCCGTCCCTTCACCGCGTCGCTGCTGCGGCGGACGTTGCGCCGGGCCGGGTTCACGCCGCTGGCGATGCGTTCCAACGAGGTCGGCTGGCGGCTGCCCGGCGGGCGGTGGGTCGCCTCGCGGTGGCTGGCCCGGGCCGCGCCCGGCCTCGGCGGATCGCTCATCTGCGCGGCCCGTCGCGGCGGCGCACCGCCACCGCCCCGAAACGCGCCGTGATCGCGACATTGACAAAGGGCTATCATGGAGGTTCCGTCGTCGACCGGGGGATGTCATGACGCGCCTGTTCGCCTGGGTCGTCACCAATCTCGACGCGTTCATCGGCCTGCTGCTGGCCGTCACGGTGGCCGTGCTGGGCCTGACCAACACGGTCAGCCAGGACGTGGTCAACAGCGCCATCCTGCTGGTCCTCGGCCTGCTCGCCCAGGCGGTGCTGCGCGACCGTCTGCGCCGGCGGACCGCCGAGCAGCAGGTGCGTCAGGTCATGGTGGACACCCGGGACCGGCTCACCGACCTGGTGCCGCAGATGCGCGAGATCACCGGCCCCGAGGGCGCGCTGAACCGGGCCCGGGAGGCCATCGACAGCGTCTCCATGGTGCGGGTGCTGCACGGCAGCGAGGTCGGCCAGACGCTCGCCGAGGCCCGCCGGCACACCGACCGCTGGACCTTCAAGGGCGGCACCGGCACCTACCTGCGCGCGGTCACGTTGCCGGAGTGCCTGGAGCACGCGCGCCGCCGCAACGCCACCCTGACCGTCGCCGTCGAGATCATCGACCCGACCGACGAGGACGTCTGCGAGCGGTACGCGCGGTTCCGCCGCAGCCTCGACCCGGACGCGCCGGGGGAGCGGTGGACGGTCGACCGGACCCGCAAGGAGTCCTACGCGACGGTGCTCGCCGCCTGCTGGCACCTGCAGCGCTCCGGCCTGCTCACGGTCGAGGTCCGGCTCTCCGCCCAGATGACCACGTTCCGCTACGACCTCTCCTCCTCCTGTGTGGTGATCACCCAGGAGAACCCGCAGACCCCGGCGCTGCGCATCGACCGGGGCGAGCTCTACTACAACCGGTTCAACATCGAACTCGACTACAGCCGCAAGCAGAGCCGGCGGGTGCCGATCGAGGCGGCCGGTCAGGTCAAGCTCGACGACGAGCCGTCGGTCGAGCAGGTACGCCGGCTGTTCGCCGCACTCGGGCTGACGCTGCCCCGGTCCTTCGGCGACCGCGAGGTCGCCGACATCGTCGGCAAGGCCATCCAGGCGAGGAATCCGTACGCATGACGAGCTACGCCGACCTCGAACGGGAGATCGACCGGGGCACCCGGCCGGACCTGCTGCGCGGCTGGGTGCTGGACGTGCTCGCCGATGTCGCCGACGGGCGGCGGGCCCTGCGGGCCGTCCGGCACCCGCTCGGGTTCACCTGCCTGCCGGTCGAGCGCGACGGGCCGGACGGGATCTGCGTGCACGCCTGGCCGGCCGACCCGCCGCCGGTGCGGCCGACCACCTCGACCATGCACTCGCACAGCTGGGACCTGCTCAGTCACGTGCTGCACGGCACGGTCCGCAACGAGCTGATCGACATCGACGACGCCGCCGCCGACCCGGCCTGGCGGATCTACGAGGTGCACAGTTTCGGCGAGGTGGACGAGATGGCCGCCACCGACCGGTTGGTCACCGCGACGACCGCCACCGTGGAGACGCACTCGGCCGGCGACTCGTACGCGCTGCGCGCCGGCGGATTCCACACCTCGGAGGTCGACGCCGGCGCGCCGGCGGTGACCGTGGCGCTCGGCCGGACCACTCCCGGCGCGTGCGACCTGAGCCTCGGCGCGGTGGACGGGCGCAGCCACCGGGTACGCCGGGACCGCTGCGACGCGGCGGAGACCGCGCGGATGGCGCGGGAGATCGCGCGACTGGTGGCACGGGGCTGACTGGCTGGAGGAGCCGTGGACGTGGAGCCGAACAGAGGCGGGCCCGACCTGCGCGACGCGCACCGGTTCGCGGTGGAGGCGGCCCGGGCGGCGGGCCGGCTGCTGCGCCGGGGCACCCGGGGCGAGATGCACGCCCGGGCCAAGAACGACTCCGGTGACCTGGTCACCGATCTCGACCTGGCCGCCGAACGGCTGATCGTGGACCGGATCCGGGCCCGCTGGCCGGAGCACGGGGTGATCGCCGAGGAGGGCGGCGAGTACGCCCCGGACACCACCTGGGCGTGGCTGGTGGATCCGCTCGACGGCACCAACAACGTGGCGATCGGGCTCCCCGCGTACGTGGTGGGTATCGCCCTGTGCGAGCGCGGCTCGCCGGTGCTCGGCGTGGTGCACGACCCGGTCGCCGGCCACACCTGGTCCGCGGTCCGGGGCCGGGGCGCGTTCGTGCACGCCTCCGGCCCGGTGGGCCGCCCGCTGCGCGCCGCCCACCGGCCGGTGCCGGCCGCGCCGGTGCTGGCCTGGACCCAGGGGCACGAGGTACGCCGGGACGA
Coding sequences within it:
- a CDS encoding inositol monophosphatase family protein — translated: MEPNRGGPDLRDAHRFAVEAARAAGRLLRRGTRGEMHARAKNDSGDLVTDLDLAAERLIVDRIRARWPEHGVIAEEGGEYAPDTTWAWLVDPLDGTNNVAIGLPAYVVGIALCERGSPVLGVVHDPVAGHTWSAVRGRGAFVHASGPVGRPLRAAHRPVPAAPVLAWTQGHEVRRDDSTARALKVVLDTTARRVLQLWAPLLSWVMLARGDIDGIVGYRPESIDLPAGVLLAVEAGMAVRALDGGTFDDRYGCPAERRSFVAGPPETIDRLVKLVTAAQWIEPQVRRLTPVGLGSVGW
- a CDS encoding class I SAM-dependent methyltransferase is translated as MSEPPTGTSSHRAQAHGRRANHRRYHDGAEVDGYVDDPYHRVRRAVAARLVTEGVTGDGPVLELGCGPRGMLDPTALAGPLVLADAAEAALGTARRAAGGRAVPVCLDATRGLPFRAGSFAGLLAGELIEHVYDPLALLRECHRVLAPHGLLVLTTPNLAPVQDRLAFLAGRAPRQVDPLHPYLWLHIRPFTASLLRRTLRRAGFTPLAMRSNEVGWRLPGGRWVASRWLARAAPGLGGSLICAARRGGAPPPPRNAP
- a CDS encoding TolB family protein — protein: MTAMNRRALLRAAALTGAAAATGVAGGIAGSPAAAAEIVNGPWIVTGPGVLQINRGRTTPQVLLPDGTDATVSPDGRYLAVVDQKPAPIFDPVLNLHDRVTGQSRTLITDPFGAQYGWPTWSPDGTEIAMVIRNTTLVAVNVATGARRILVEGHRMLRPNWSRDGSMIVMEWISRSEGHQLRALELATGKVRRVYQPEPGETFGWPVFTPGSNRVVFSTNRWTRDVEIVGGSLGSVRVGGTGLKRLTDEPRVFLSPVFSPDGRYCAALSVPPTNEYPDGGNIIVFTSGFGEPWWIPGDEYDDSMRVDWARAI